The Thermococcus henrietii genome segment AAAGATTACCGTCGCGCTTCTCGCGAACGGGGTCTACTGGCTCACCACGAGCACCGAGGGCAGAAAGAGGGGCGCCTTCACCTTCGGCCCGGTTCCGATGGTCGTCAACGGCGTCAAGAACATCAACGCGAGGAAAACCGCCGTAAAGGACGGCATGAGGCTTGAGAGACAGGGCTACGGCGACTTCCAGGAGAATGTAGAAATCGACGAGGACAAGCCCGTTCTCCGCTATGTTGTTGACGTGGCCGTTATCGGCGCCGGTCCGGCCGGCCTCGGCGTCATCAAGGAAATCGGCGGAAGGCTCACGACGGCGATAATCGAGGAGAAGGGCTGGCTCGGCGGTGATTTGAAGGTTAAGGGCGTCGAGCAGGAGGGCTTTGGAGACCCCAGGGAGGCCCTGAAGGAGCTCACCGATTTGCCAGAGAACACCCGCGTCTTCCTGAAGAGCGTCGCGATAGGTGTCTTCGACAAGGGCGAGTACTTCCTCGTGCCTATCGTTAGGGGCGACCAGCTGATTGAGCTCCTCGCCAAGCGCGTGGTTTTGGCTACCGGAGCCGTTGACAACATCATGCTCTTCGAGAACAACGATTACCCCGGCGTATTCAGGAGGAGCGACGCGCTCGAAGTCATGAACGTCTGGGGAGTTGCGCCAGGAAAGAAGGTCGCTGTCGTCGGGGCCTTTCCGGAGGAGCTGACGGCCGAACTCGACCGCTGGGGGATTGAGTACGTCGTCGTGCCCAACCCGAAGCGCGTTGAGGGCAACGAGAAGGTCGAAAGGCTCATAGATGCAAACGGCAACGTTTACGAGGTCGACGCCGTCATAGTCTCCGACGGCAGAAGACCGGACATAAACCCCGTAACTCAAGCTGGCGGAAAGCTGTACTTCAAGCGCGGCTACTACCGTCCGGTTCTCGACTCAAGTCATAGAATCCGCGAGGGAATCTACGTTGCAGGCAGTGCGGTTTCAATAAAGCCCCACTACGCGAACTACCTTGAGGGAA includes the following:
- a CDS encoding FAD-dependent oxidoreductase, with translation MRKLDLTEKDPSKRVTIYFEGQPLEAYEGEKITVALLANGVYWLTTSTEGRKRGAFTFGPVPMVVNGVKNINARKTAVKDGMRLERQGYGDFQENVEIDEDKPVLRYVVDVAVIGAGPAGLGVIKEIGGRLTTAIIEEKGWLGGDLKVKGVEQEGFGDPREALKELTDLPENTRVFLKSVAIGVFDKGEYFLVPIVRGDQLIELLAKRVVLATGAVDNIMLFENNDYPGVFRRSDALEVMNVWGVAPGKKVAVVGAFPEELTAELDRWGIEYVVVPNPKRVEGNEKVERLIDANGNVYEVDAVIVSDGRRPDINPVTQAGGKLYFKRGYYRPVLDSSHRIREGIYVAGSAVSIKPHYANYLEGRLVGAYILREFGFEAEPCVYEERLKNYEPIAVPVHRLPLDEFNGEDVQICGCDVTLRKVDDVVKSGITDLQIIKRLTHLAMGFCQGRFCLFNGAVVVSQRTGTPMEGLDIPVARPPLKNIRMKVPAGRD